One window of the Tubulanus polymorphus chromosome 11, tnTubPoly1.2, whole genome shotgun sequence genome contains the following:
- the LOC141912877 gene encoding ubiquitin carboxyl-terminal hydrolase MINDY-1-like yields METDEQSAPTLNVPVMENNECESSDLTAVKNHQLVEPGTTTDDGHQSIIAETENNSVGAVDEMVDNEEGSMNVVPAGNADFSTAAMSEADVSTMTSSSNVEMTVENDRETIVESTKTISAPERVVSDGIDAKPIPEPDAQNPSQNEKLSTDKTCTADDGSVAAMADDGSVAAMADDGSDAAMADGGSVAAMAGGGSVAAIADAAATAGNNDEKQQQTSNFKPYPMPGIYHIKNMTFNSKKLPIITQNENGPCPLLAIMNILLLKEKIKLPAMMEIITSEQLMEYLGDYVFEQIPKNISEDAQLNFEQNMHDAMAVFHKLQTGLDVNVKFNGISSFEYTSEHIIFDLLSIPMYHGWLVDPQSPEVVCAVGNCSYNQLVEKIINQKTSDDEDLVSEALIAENYLERTASQLTYHGLAELVITVKEGEMCVLFRNNHFSTLYKHKNELFTLVTDQGFLNESEVVWETLSNVEGDGLFVNSEFRTYQKPESSNIPVIPMDSLVSPQQQIDQDYLVALSLQDEANRYQATAATGGSASSASSGGSGGSGAGGIQQLPNTLSDHELAVQLQEEENRQAAAARQQQQMSLQQPQQQQQTAAGRSPATAASTNETADGAKKESDCRIL; encoded by the exons ATGGAGACGGACGAGCAAAGTGCACCGACGTTAAACGTTCCAGTGATGGAAAATAACGAGTGCGAAAGTTCCGATTTGACAGCTGTCAAAAATCATCAACTCGTCGAACCTGGAACCACAACCGATGACGGTCATCAATCGATTATCGCTGAaactgaaaacaattctgttggTGCTGTTGACGAAATGGTTGACAACGAAGAAGGCTCAATGAATGTTGTACCTGCTGGAAATG CTGATTTTTCGACTGCTGCAATGAGCGAAGCCGACGTATCAACGATGACGTCGTCGTCTAACGTCGAAATGACCGTCGAAAACGATCGCGAAACCATCGTCGAATCGACGAAAACAATCTCCGCTCCGGAACGCGTCGTCAGCGATGGCATCGACGCCAAACCGATTCCGGAACCAGACGCCCAAAACCCATCTCAAAACGAAAAACTATCGACCGACAAGACATGTACGGCAGACGATGGCTCTGTTGCCGCGATGGCAGACGATGGCTCTGTTGCCGCGATGGCAGACGATGGCTCCGATGCGGCAATGGCAGACGGTGGCTCCGTCGCGGCAATGGCAGGCGGTGGCTCCGTCGCGGCGATAGCAGACGCCGCTGCCACCGCCGGGAATAACGacgaaaaacaacaacaaacgtCGAATTTCAAACCGTACCCGATGCCCGGAATatatcatattaaaaatatgacATTCAACTCGAAGAAGCTGCCGATTATCACTCAGAATGAGAACGGACCGTGTCCGCTGTTGGcgattatgaatattttgctgtTGAAAGAGAAAATCAAACTACCGGCGATGATGGAAATAATCACATCGGAACAGTTGATGGAATACCTCGGCGATTATGTGTTCGAGCAAATACCGAAG aatatttCCGAGGACGCTCAGTTAAACTTCGAACAGAACATGCACGACGCGATGGCCGTATTTCATAAGCTCCAGACTGGACTAGACGTCAATGTGAAATTCAACGG GATCAGTAGTTTTGAGTACACGTCTGAACACATTATCTTCGATCTGCTGTCGATACCGATGTATCACGGCTGGCTCGTCGACCCTCAATCGCCGGAGGTCGTCTGCGCGGTCGGAAACTGTAGCTACAATCAACTAGTAGAGAAAATAATCAACCAAAAAACCTCGGACGATGAAGATTTAGTCTCTGAAG CATTGATAGCGGAAAATTACTTAGAGCGCACCGCGTCTCAACTTACGTATCACGGCCTGGCTGAACTGGTGATAACGGTGAAGGAAGGAGAAATGTGTGTGCTGTTCAGGAATAATCACTTCAGCACGTTGTACAAACATAAA AATGAATTATTTACGCTGGTCACCGACCAAGGATTTCTAAACGAAAGCGAAGTCGTGTGGGAAACGTTGTCGAACGTCGAAGGCGACGGTCTTTTTGTCAATTCGGAATTCCGTACTTATCAAAAACCCGAATCTAGTAATATTCCAGTCATTCCTATGGACAGTTTGGTATCACCTCAACAACAGATCGACCAAGA TTATTTGGTGGCTTTGTCGTTACAAGATGAAGCTAACAGATACCAGGCTACCGCAGCCACTGGTGGTAGTGCTAGTAGTGCTAGTAGTGGTGGTAGTGGTGGTAGTGGTGCTGGCGGAATTCAGCAATTGCCAAATACTTTATCCGA TCACGAGTTAGCCGTTCAGCTACAAGAAGAGGAGAATCGCCAGGCAGCCGCTGCCAGGCAACAGCAACAGATGTCGCTTCAACAAcctcaacaacaacagcagacCGCTGCTGGCAGATCGCCAGCGACGGCGGCATCGACGAACGAGACGGCGGACGGCGCTAAGAAAGAAAGCGAT TGCAGGATACTATGA
- the LOC141912777 gene encoding RUN domain-containing protein 1-like, which translates to MEPHIERRDRYSTAVTDDDDVGRNGFDYDNETERYPVERWTPLGAASLSSLSIDELHRTEEDNDQLRQLEEEQEQLNSSLLALTTHFAQVQFRLKQIIDANPESKEDLLKELEEFAFRGIPDVRGCHIQDANLLEPLSELEHQTKINDQRRKQLELIEQLKAQLSDLETYAYETGFDQLPTCKVMEKQKVVIDQLKNKLDLDLDNFDRLSTEELRQVVDNAIGQIVNPAKVKEKLVDQLKTQIVDLERFIDFLQGEAGITVPVPGAAQRRCTCDCPVHKRNNMSAGNNGCGCDASSNSRGPRFTARRDEHKKVRDRTMSIVRRALAVLQIFAISQFGCAGQDFQKNLMKRTTKGNHYGDLLARLELAIDKVLETVKSEKEESIYQDSDYTSDSDVEGSTAAATTVKFNHEMTQVVRRDLAPALRDLMQHGLMEVGQSTSLVPWGCIPSRSASRASQKMMHAWDLLMKYYEMKHGREYNESPARKLSQSFDLDIVGGKAITAKQTLLGALDTVLSSHDPLKRSEDAKFKAFVCLGLNERKLSTWLRLVLRNTTMVDYYYQPWSYTAKTGFEDAAKSLSRLNGLDFHLSVDLAVKPFTNIKDAF; encoded by the exons ATGGAACCGCATATAGAACGAAGAGATCGTTACAGTACAGCTGTAACCGATGACGATGACGTCGGCCGCAATGGATTCGACTACGACAACGAAACAGAGAGATATCCGGTAGAAAGATGGACGCCGCTCGGTGCTGCCTCACTTTCATCACTCAGTATCGACGAATTACA tCGTACGGAAGAAGATAACGATCAGTTGAGACAATTAGAGGAGGAACAAGAACAACTGAACTCGTCTCTGCTCGCGTTGACCACTCATTTCGCTCAGGTACAATTTCGATTGAAACAGATCATCGACGCTAATCCCGAATCAAAAGAG GATTTACTGAAGGAGTTAGAGGAATTTGCGTTTCGCGGCATTCCTGACGTTCGCGGTTGTCACATACAAGACGCGAATTTACTCGAACCATTG AGTGAATTAGAACATCAGACTAAGATAAACGACCAAAGACGTAAACAACTGGAGCTTATCGAGCAGTTGAAAGCTCAGCTGTCCGATCTGGAGACCTACGCTTATGAg aCTGGATTCGATCAGTTGCCGACCTGTAAAGTTATGGAAAAACAGAAAGTGGTCATCGATCagctgaaaaataaactagatttGGATCTCGATAATTTCGATCGGCTTTCAACGGAGGAATTGAGACAAGTCGTTGACAATGCCATCGGGCAG ATTGTGAATCCGGCCAAAGTGAAAGAGAAACTGGTCGATCAACTGAAAACACAGATCGTTGATTTAGAGAGATTTATAGATTTCCTTCAAG gtGAAGCCGGAATAACGGTTCCGGTTCCGGGAGCAGCTCAGCGCCGCTGTACGTGCGACTGTCCGGTTCATAAACGG AACAATATGTCCGCTGGTAATAATGGTTGCGGTTGTGATGCGTCCTCCAATTCCCGCGGTCCGCGGTTTACTGCACGTAGAGATGAACACAAG AAAGTGCGTGATCGTACGATGTCGATAGTAAGGCGAGCCCTCGCTGTACTGCAGATATTCGCCATCAGTCAGTTCGGCTGCGCTGGACAAGATTTCCAGAAGAATTTGATGAAACGTACGACTAAAGGCAATCATTACGG AGATTTATTGGCACGTCTTGAACTGGCAATCGACAAAGTGCTCGAAACTGTGAAATCTGAAAAAGAGGAAAGTATTTATCAAGACAGCGATTATACAAGTGATTCGGATGTCGAg GGTTCGACAGCAGCTGCGACTACAGTGAAATTCAATCACGAGATGACTCAAGTTGTACGCAGGGATTTAGCGCCGGCTTTACGCGATTTGATGCAACATGGCTTAATGGAG GTTGGTCAGAGTACGAGTTTGGTACCATGGGGCTGTATACCGTCACGTTCGGCGAGTCGAGCCAGTCAGAAAATGATGCACGCGTGGGATTTATTGATGAAGTACTACGAGATGAAACACGGTCGCGAATATAACGAGTCGCCGGCGAGGAAACTGTCGCAGTCGTTCGATTTGGATATCGTCGGCGGTAAAGCAATAACAGCTAAACAG ACATTACTCGGCGCTCTGGATACGGTTCTATCCTCACACGACCCGTTGAAACGAAGCGAAGACGCCAAATTCAAAGCTTTCGTCTGTCTTGGACTAAA CGAACGTAAACTAAGTACGTGGTTACGTTTGGTATTGCGTAACACGACGATGGTCGACTATTATTATCAGCCGTGGAGTTACACGGCGAAAACCGGCTTCGAAGACGCGGCGAAATCGTTGAGTCGTCTGAACGGTCTCGATTTTCATCTGTCCGTCGATCTGGCCGTGAAGCCGTTCACGAATATCAAAGACGCTTTTTGA
- the LOC141913180 gene encoding beta-1,4-galactosyltransferase 4-like, whose product MIRVCHRKIVERVVWLIFVFTILNIAYSYLRSVSRTRRSTNTVAGLSNDALKFIARGDSSEGPQRTDSSLERGKNDFEHVMKQQRTADFIKQGIETTNKNRLEACKGPDPNELGTVNVETDLSKIPDYETMFPMVKNGGWTPSNCTPTTSFAMLVPYRNRPDNLKKFIYHMHKFLLAQKNEYKIFLIEQADMELFNRAKLLNIGYLESQKFTNTGCYIVHDLDKLPENTRHIYKCAGPTLAQHMMGKRREQQNKKYSNGILYSFYVGGVLSIPRQVFRKVNGFSNRYWGWGREDDDFSARIRAKNLKVSFLNGQRIASYLILSHIDDRTENKMKWPFINEVKKVMDKDGLNDAKYKVISIKDERLFIRISVDLMKNASAV is encoded by the exons ATGATTCGCGTCTGCCATCGTAAGATCGTCGAACGCGTCGTGTGGTTGATTTTCGTGTTCACCATCTTGAATATAGCGTATTCGTATTTACGTTCGGTATCAAGGACGCGGAGATCGACGAACACGGTCGCCGGCCTGTCAAACGACGCGCTGAAATTCATCGCTCGCGGCGACAGCAGCGAGGGACCTCAACGCACGGATTCGAGTTTAGAACGTGGTAAAAATGATTTCGAACACGTAATGAAACAACAACGCACGGctgattttataaaacaaGGGATCGAAACGACTAACAAAAACAGGTTGGAAGCGTGCAAAGGCCCGGATCCTAATGAATTAG GCACGGTAAACGTAGAAACGGATCTATCAAAAATTCCCGACTACGAAACGATGTTCCCGATGGTTAAAAACGGAGGCTGGACGCCGTCGAATTGCACGCCGACGACGTCGTTCGCGATGCTCGTACCGTATCGTAATAGACCCGACAATCTGAAGAAATTCATCTATCACATGCATAAGTTTTTACTCGCGCAGAAAAACGAATATAAGATATTCTTGATAGAACAG GCCGATATGGAACTGTTTAATCGAGCCAAGTTGTTAAACATTGGATATCTGGAATCGCAGAAGTTCACAAACACGGGTTGTTACATTGTTCATGATCTCGATAAACTACCGGAAAATACGCGACATATTTATAAATGCGCCGGTCCCACGCTTGCGCAGCATATGATGGGCAAACGCAGAGAGcaacagaacaaaaaatacTCAAACGG GATATTATATTCGTTCTATGTCGGAGGCGTCCTGTCGATACCTCGTCAAGTGTTCCGTAAAGTCAATGGATTTTCAAACCGATACTGGGGTTGGGGTAGAGAGGATGATGACTTCTCAGCAAG aatTCGCGCCAAGAATTTAAAAGTATCGTTTCTAAACGGTCAGAGAATCGCATCGTATCTCATTTTATCACACATCGATGATCGGACGGAGAATAAAATGAA ATGGCCTTTTATAAATGAGGTGAAGAAAGTAATGGATAAAGATGGTTTGAATGATGCGAAATACAAAGTGATCTCGATTAAAGACGAACGACTTTTCATTCGTATATCGGTTGATCTGATGAAAAATGCTTCAGCTGTGTGA